CACCTCCCTGCCTGTGGTCCCTGGAAGTCCCCAGATGTGTCCCCGTGCCCTCTTGCACCCCTGTGTGAAGGGTCCCCAAGGGGTTGCTCAGATTTCGCTGCTGCTGGACTCAGCAGCCCCCTGCAGCAACGCACTGGGGCCAGTTGGCACCTGTCCCCCAGCTTCAGAATAGAGACGGCTCAGCTGCTAAAGGTAAATGGATCCTAAACCACCCTTGCTCTGTCCCAGCTTGCCCATGCTCCCAAGGAGCTGCTAAATGGCCAGGTAGAGCTGACATTCTAAGTGTCTcctggagtgctgtgctgcagcccactgAAAGGACACAGGGCATGGCACCCAGGGCTGAGTCTTGCCCTCAtggtgggcagggggggcacTGAGGTCTGACACTGCCCAGAGCCAGGAGATAAGCCTGACACAAAGCCGGCAAAAGGGAGCAAGCACGGCAGGAAACatcaggcaggagaggaaacGGAGATAATCAGCTGCATGAGCACAAACACCCAGAACTTGTGCAAAGGAAAAGCCAGCACCACTTGGCAAGTGTTTGAGGAGGGAGACCTGCCCATCTGTCCTCTCACTGAGGCTTTTTGAGGAACACATGTCCTGGAGCACCTTAAGGTGCTCGGGCATTCCTGGCCTCCAAGTTACCACAGCTGGCACAGTCCCTGGCAGCTCAGCTCCAGCACGTGCTCCCTGGGATAAGCCTTGTCTTGGAGGAGGATGGGCTTCTGAGGAGCAGCTAGCCTCCCTCATGATGGCAAAGCACTCACCAAGGGTGATTCCCTGTTGCAGGGCTCCAAGCTGGGtcatcctgccccagcctccTGTTGGTTTGAAAAATAGGATTGGACTGACCTGCCGTCACTTGGCTCTGCACGGCAATTAGCCTGTGGTCCCAGCACCCAAAGGAAAGACCACTGCCCCGGCTGCCTACAGGCTGATGCTCATGGTGCTTCAACATCCAGCAGCCCCTCAAGGTTTATTCTCAGCCCCAGCAGATGAGCTTCCAGTAACGCCAGAGTGGACTTCACCTGCAGAGCTTCCTATTCCTTCTCCCACTTCTGGCACACAGGGCTACTCACGCCCCCGGTGACCTGCCCACGCTGTGATGTCCCAGGTCCCTGGGGGCAGAGAGATATACTCACAGATTTATCAGCCTCTTGAGCTCAGCCAGAACCCCACTGCCATAGTGGGTGGGCAGCCATCCTGTGTCACCAGCACTGCAGACCATCAGCCAAGCTGATGAAGCTTCTCCCAGCTTTCAGTAGTCCCATCTCTCCCTGTGTTCCCAGAGGAGACAGATTATTGTGGGGCTGGCAATGATCACAGTGGGGGCTATAAGCTGCCTGCGGGCAGTGATGGGATCCCTGCCAAACTCAGCCACAAGGATCCAGGACATGGCATGGGGCAGAAGGGAGGAACATGGAGATGGGCACAGCCACCCACGGTGACTGGCTGGGTCCAGCTGGCTTGTGTGGAGCAACCAGGGCAGAAGAGCCTCTGCCAAGGGGCAGGAAGGGCGCTCAGTAGAGGCTTGGCCATGTCTGTGGAGCACTGCTAGGCTGAGCACAGCCATACAGCTGAAGGATCAGGCCCTTCACCCATGCTCCTGTCCCATAGCCATTCCTCACGAGGGAtttctctcctcctgctgccatcACAGTGCTGACAAATGCTCGGGGAGGTGCCCTGACTCCTCTGGCCACAGGTATgagctgggaaagaaaagagcaaagatGAGTGAGCGTTTGCATGGGAAATCAGGTGGCTGGAGCCCAGATGGTTCACAGGTTCCCCAAGGATGAAGCAGCTcttggccagggcagcagcattGCTCCCCATCTCTAGCATGGCTCTGTTTGCTGAGCTGAGCCCAGGAGGGGAAAGCCAAGGCCAGCACCTCCCCGCCAGGGAGCACCCGAGCAGCATCAGGTCCCTTGCATGGGTATGGTtccccacagctgtgctggcagcaccgGCCCCCAAGGGCCTTGGGAAGAACAGCACAGGCTTGGAAAAGCACGGTCAGCCTGCACATGGGGAAGACAGTGAGCTCTAAGCAGCCCAGGGTCTTGGCCTCCTTTGGCACAGCCAGACATGGGTTGGCATTAGCCCCAtgccagggacggggcagcGGAGCCCCAGCTCCTGGAGAGAAGTGGGCACCCAGGTGTCCCAGCTCCTGCAATTGCTTCAGAAAGGACGTGTCCCTCCATTATGGAAAGTCCCTGCAAAGTAAGGGACACTGTCTCCAtctggggatgctcccagcacCCCTGAATTTCACAGGGGCATCTTGCCTCTCCTCCTACCCCTCACTGGGCACTTGGGCTGCTTGGGACCCCCAAGAGGGGGTACAAGGGCACAGGGGTCCCAGCTCTGGCAGCCCTGCTACCTCCAGCCACAGGCACCCTGTCCCCAAGCCCAGGCTGCAGACACCCCCTGCTGTCCCCTTGCCCACCCAGCCTCTTAAAAGTCGCTGCTACCAAAATGCCACTGCCTTGGGAGGAACTGGAGCCAGCAAGGCAGAAAAACTCTCTGGTGCCTGTGACTCACTGGGCTGTGGGTGTCAGGGCTTCCTGGAGCACAGCTCACCTCAGTGGGGCAGAGACGTGGTCCCAGCCCAGGAGTCTGCCCTGATGCTCTGTCTGCCTGGAGCAGGGGATGAGGGCTTCAGCATTTGTGCTCCTGGTTGAGAAACAGGGGGGCTCCTTCACAGAGCCGTGCATGGCCTCGAAATTCCCAGCAAAGCTGGTGCTGCCAGGCAAGCCCCCGCTACAGGGAGAGGCACAACCCCAGAGAAAGCCAGACCCAGAGGGACAGAGGAGGTGCAGCCGATCctccagaggaggaggaggaagtggtGGCCTGAGGGAAGGAGCAGTGGGTTTGCCTCTCCAAGCCAGGTTGCTCTGCCCACCTGAGCCTAGGCTTGGATTTGCAGGAGCCCCAGCTCCTTTTCCCCATGCTCCCCAAAGAGAAGCTCTTTCCAGAATGGGTAGAACCCCCTGAGAAAAGCCAGCACCACCCCAAAGTCCTTTCCTTCAGGGATGTTACCACCTCCCGGGCAAAATTCCCACAGtccagggctgcccagcccaTCTTACTAAGGTTCCCAGCTCCTCCATCCCACAGAAGTGCTGTTCCCATGCTGTGCTCCCCCATGGGACCAGATTTCCCCCACCCAGGGGTGCCGTGCCCAGCTGGGGCTCCACCATGGGAAGAGCTGGCTGCCTGGAACTGACAAACTTGACTGTGGTGCTTGGCCTTCCCGTTCCAGCCCTAATACTGCTCCCAAAGACGATGTCCAGCACAAACTCCCCACAAGAAATCTGTAGCAAAGACATACTGTGCTTGGGGTGGAAGCATCGCAGAGACCAGGCAGACCCAGGCACATTCAGCAGTCAGGAGGGACAGCAGGGCTTTGGGCTGGCCACCTTCCCTGGGACCTCCCCTTGGCTCAGAGCAGCCAAAGGCAAGGCAGGCAGACTGCTATAACACTGGGTTAGTTTTTGAAGGCACCAGCTCCAGGCCAAGGCAGAGAAAGTCTCAGCAGGGAGAAGGCACAGGTACTAATTGACTTTATTAGCAACATGAAGGCAGGGATTACAGGCTGCCCTGCACGCTCGGTGGAGTCCCAAGTAGGTCCCTTGCAGGGCTGAGCATCCCGGTGCTCCAGGGCACACAGAGTCCCCTGGCACTGCAGGGTCCCTCGCAGGGACAGACAGTGGTCACCAAGGAATAGCTTTACCTTCCCAGTTGAGCAGAGTGCCGCTGTGTTTCTCAGAGAGGATCggcagcacagagagcagccCCCGCACACTTGTGTCCACTGTCAGGTCAGCCTGCAATGGGCACAAGTGAGGAGCAGGGCCGAGAACTGGCATCACTCCCAGTCATCCGCCAGCACCCGCTTAGTGTGTGCACATCGGCAGCGGGCTCCTTCCACCCAGACTGAGCAGGGGGCCGTGGGAGGTGGGACAAGCCTGTTGTGCTCACTGATGGCTTGGGCAGAGGTGGCTCCAGCTGGGAAGCCAGCTGCAGGTTTAACCCAGTAGGACACATAAGAGATCCATGCTGCAAGTGGGACACTACGTGCAGTCTTCGCAAAACTCCAGTGTTTCAGggaccacccccaccccaaaacaggGATCCTGCAGGATGAGGGGAGACCTCACGGACCTGCTGTTCTTCAAGGAAGGGGGCACAGGATGCAATCACGCTGCTCCTTTCCGCCCTGTTCTGTCAGATTCAGATTGTCTGCGCATCTCCAGGCTGCCCAAAGCACCTTCCCTCCCAGACCAGCCTCTGCTCACCCTGGATATGTGCTGATGCTATTTCCCAGGCAGCACCCACACATTCTGCAGCGgcccagcacagaggcaggcaaCTTGCAGCCCAAGAGGCAGCTCATTCTCACATGGATCCCTCGTCCCAAGAGCCATGTCAGTCACTCAAGGCAACTCCTGGGGAAGTCTGTAGGCTTGGGTTCCCCCCATGGGTTCTCCCCTCAACCCACTCAGCTGGAACCCACCTCCTGGCTGCCCATGTCAGTTTTCACCCAGCCAGGGTGAAGTGCCACGCAGAGGATCCCGGCTTCCCCATAGGTCAGAGCCTGGCACTTGGTGAGCATGTTGAGAGCAGCCTGGgtgaggaaggaagaagcatCAGCCATGGGTGATAAAAAGCTCCGCACACCAGGCTCCCTCTCATCGCTGCCTCATAGTGAGGGAGAACAAGCAATGCCAGGTCTTCGAGAGACAGTGTGTGTCTCCCTtaggtgggcagcagctgggcacgGAGATGCCCAGGGAGCCTGGGGAGCACAGATCAGGCCCTCCATCTCGTGATCTCAGATGCTTCCCTGAGATCATGCCAGGCAAGGGGCAGCGCTGACTCCCACCGAGCTCATGAGCACAAGCAGGTCTCCAGTCTCCCATACCTTGCTGCAGCGGTAGGAGATGACAGGGTGGAAGAAGGACTCGGGAGTTTTCTCAATGGACCCCAAGATGGTAGAGATGTTGATGATggctgccttgctgcagctcagtCCCTTTTCTGTACTGTCCCGGGCAGCCTTCTTCAACAGGGGCAGGAACACCTGGGGAGAAGCAACCTTATGGGATGCCTGTGCCTCGAGCCAGCCACACTTATGGCAACTGCAAgggcagggaggatggggaagaaCAGCAGGAGGCCAGGAGAGCCCAGGTGTTTTGCTGTAGTGGCTCACCTGCTCCCAGTTAGCCCAGCACAACATGGGGGCTACAGAGGGCTTGGGCTGGGAGCTCAGCCCTGCACGgtcccctccctcctgcagccctgggaaacTTGGCAAAGCCCTCCATCGTGACCACAGGCAGCCCAGGCTACCCTCAAGCTGGAGCAAAATTCCCCCTCCATGGCGAGCTCCATCCATACCTGGGCCATTATCATGGGCCCCACCGCATTGGTCTTGTACGTTCTTATCATGTCTTCAGCGTCCACCGTCTCCAGTGATGCGGTCGGGGTGTAGATGCCGGCGTTGTTTATCAGCAGGTTCAAGCCCGCGCCGTTCAGCTTCCCCTCCACCACCTTGGCAGCGGCAGTGACAGCCGAGGGGTTCGCCACGTCTGCAGGGGAAGAGAAGGTCTGAGAGCCGGGGGTCCgcgcgggggggctggggagaagagggagggTCGGATGCTGAGGAACAAGCTCACGCATCCCGACCCGCGTGGCCTTCCGCCTGCGGGCACCAGGTGGCGCTGTGCGACCAGCACCCCGCGCCCCGGCACCACGAGCCGCCGAGCTGCgcccctgccccagcgcagGGCGCCCCGCCAGCAGCAGGACCCCGACCCTGGGTGCCCTGGGGGTAGCCCACCGGGCAGAGCCCCTCTGGGGGCAGCCCCGCGGTGGCAAGGCACCGCTGTGGCTCCCACGCTGCAGAACCCGGCGTGGTCTCTGAGGGGGACAGTCCCcacaggggctgtgctgggacccGCTGTGGAGTGGCTCTGACAGGTCCTACAGCTCCAAGGGCCGATCGCACAGGAGCCGCCTTCCTGCCGGAGCCCTCCTGGTCCTGCCTGGGACTTGGGATCAAGGCAGCTCAGCTGCATGGTAGAGCAAGGACGCAGCCACTCggctggggaagctggaagCTGCCCAGAGTGGGTCTGAAGAACCTCCTGGTCCCGTGGCTGTGGGGTAAGGAAGCTCCAGGGAATGGGGTACCGGGGCTGAGACAGGTCTGGAGCAGCTGGGCTTCTGGCAGCAGGACTTGAAGCAGCTCTACAGAATCCCCCATGTAGAGCCTGAAGGCAGGGAGCGAGGGAGAAATGGTGCAAGCACAGCTGAGTTTACCAGCTCAGAGGCAGGGTGAACCTACCCAGCTTCACAAGAACCAGGTTTGGGTGTTTGGATGCCAGGTCTCTCAGCTCCTGCAAAGAGACATGGAAAcagccagcacaaggcagaggTGATGCCAAGCACCATCCTGGGGCACCAGTGATGGCCCACCCCTAAGGAAACTTCTTCCAGATGTTACTCAGCTTTTGTGAATGGCTGGACTGGTGATCTGCCTAGGTTCTCAGGCTTCTTCCAGGCTTTGAGCACAGcgcagccacagctgcaggatACTATGGCCATTCTCCCAAAGGGCCTGTGTGTACCACCAAGCCAGAGCCACAGCAAAGGATGAGAGCAAACTATTAAGGACCAGCTCACCCGGGAAACAATGCAAACTGGCCAGGGCTATGGCCAGAAGTGTCTCCCAGAGGCTGCTGGAAGTGAGATGGAGGAGGAATGGCTGAGTGCCAGCATCAGACTTGACCTTTGGGGAAGTTACATCTGGATCCAAATAGCTCATTCCCAGGATCCACTCTGCTCTGGACACTGCATCTCACACCCTCAAGTGAAATAAGCCTCTCGGCACATATTTATTGATTATTTTCACCAAAATGGAGGATTCAGAAGCCCTTTCCAGAATGCAAACTTTCAACTTCGCAGTTCCTAGCAGCTCTTTGCTGAGCCTTCTTCAACTATAGCAGGTTTTAGGCAACAGAAACCAAAATACCACATTCAATGCATCTAAAATGAGCACTAATAGAACTAGAAGCCTCTTATGAACAATCCCACAGAGAATGCTGCAGAGATGCTACACAAATTGGTGGCTTCTTGTGAGGGGACCCATCCTATCAACACggagcaggagagctgctggcactggctgtGATCCACCTCCATTCTCTGGGCTTCCCCACCAGACCCTGTGTTTCCATATTACTCCTGAGcacaggaaaagacagaaaccCCATCTAAATGGTTTGTGATGGCCAACAGATGGTTCTCCTCCTGttctgcccagctgctggcctCAACAGCCTCACACCATCCAAGCATAAATCTGACCTCACCCACCCCAACACCTGATCTGGGCACAAAGGGGCAGGAGGAGCGATGTGGCACCAGCCTGATGGAGGATCACTCTGTCCTCGGTCTCCTGTGGTCAtggacttcagcagcagcaccctgaaGACACTGTCCTCACCCTACCACAGTTGGACAGGGCTTAGAGAAGCATCCCCTGTTGGACAGCGATGCACATGGACCACCTTGGGGAGAAACCGGCTCCAGTCCAGCCCTGCAAGAAGTCCTCTGACCTCATCAGTGCCCAAATCCAGCAAGTTattggggggtggaggggtggggttGTGAGAATGGGGCAAAAGTAAGACCTCAGCTAGCCTGGACCCAACCAGCTCGGGCACCAGCAACAGCAGGATGTGCACacccctgggctggcagcagggcgGATTCTCACTGCACTGTCCCTGCTCCTGAGCCAGGATAAAGGTGGCAGCGAGCACACGAAGAGCATCTCAAGGACTTCCGAAGGCACGATCCCTGCCGCGCACCACACCGACCCCTGCGTACAGCCGAGCTGCGAGGTGAGGCAAACCGATCCACTGGAGCCAGGATCCACCAGAGAGCAGATCTCCCTGCCGGTGTGGCAGCGGGTCACGGGCAAGCAGAGAAAACCTGCAGCTGGCCCTGCGGAAAGCCGCTGGGACTCCTGCTGAAGCAAGGCGGGTGAGCCTCTCCCACCTGAGCCCAACGGGACACAGGAGAGTCTCTCCCATCTTAGGGAAGTGGAAAGCGGGGGAGCGGGGATTCCCCGGCCCCACGGGCCACCAGTTAACGAACCCCCAGAGAGCGGTAACACGGCGCAGAATGGGCAGAGGAGCatccccgccgctgccccggcccagCGCGGTGCCGGCGGCACACGGGCCGGGCGCTAGCACGGCCGGGCGAGCTGGGGCGCAGCCAGCGTGGCCTCAGGAGGCTCCGCAGCGCGGGCGGGTGGCCCGGCTCGTCCCTCGCCCGCAGCGCGGCGGCCCCTGGGCGGGCTCACAGCGGGCAGGGCACGGCGCAGGCACCGGACCCtcagccccgcgccgcccccgtCACGCCGGCGAAGCCAACCGAGCGTGTCACTAAGGGCGCTGCCCGTGCCCGGGGCGGTGCCGACACCCCTGCCCCCCGCACTGACCTGGGCCCGCGGCCCCTCGGGGTCCCGGCAGGTCGCGAAGATCcaggcgggcgggcgcggcgccctcagcagctgcttcaccagctccagcccGATGCCGCGGTTGGCGCCGGTCAGCAGCACCGTGCGCGCCCGCACCGCCGCCAtcgccccccctgccccgccgcccggccccggtccccgcgccgcccccggcACAGTCCCgccccccgcaccgccccccgggccccgcaccggccccgcccccgcccggccccgcccccgcccagCCGCCCGGCCCCGTCCCGCCCCCCTggccgccccgccccctggccgccccgctccgccaaGCTCTGCCCCCcaagccccagctgcccccagccccaacccCGCAGCCTCCCGTTTCCCCTTCCCCCCGAACATTCAGCACCAGCTGCGCCCCAGTTCTGCGGCCCCCCTCGGCGAGGAGCAGTGGTCCTGCAGCGATGCTCTAGGGGGGCTAGAAGGGAcccccatcccttcccaagGCTGGGGTGCAGGCTTACAGcatggctggggtgggggccCCAGCACCTTCGATTTCCCCCAGGTGGGGGAGGAAGGTAGCCGCACCCCCTGTTTTATCAGGCAGGTACAGACCTGTGAAGGCACCTGATCCCGCTCGCTCCATGATGGCCAGACACAATCGATTGAGCAAGtgggctgccgggggggggaggggggctgtggCATCGGGGGGACGTTTTGCTTGGATTCGCcatggaaaggaggaaagcaaagaaaagtcTTGGTGGCATCTGAGGATGGGGCAATAGggtgagaagggaaagggaaaacaggaaagaagcCATCAGCGTCAGCTGGAGGCCTGTGtaccagctctgccaccagcccagggtgggtgttgatgtttgttttcagctgttatATGGAAAACCAGATGCACAAACAACATTAAAATCCCGTTACTGATAGTACACAGCCAGGAGCTCAACAGTGAAGTAATGACTGAGCAGCTCTGATTTATAGGAGCACCCTTAGCTCTGTTGCTTATTTTCATCCTTGTCTGCCAAATGCTAGACAAACCAACTCTAATACCAATAAAAAAATTGGAAACTAAATAGTCTGGTGGTAGCATCAGGTGATTTGTGTGAACTTTATCCTGCTCCACTGCAGCTCCAGAGCTTCTGCTGCCCAGTTTGCTTTGGGATATAAAACGCTTTGAGAACCTTCTTGCTTTGAGCAATGATACAGAAATTGGAATTTACTAGATATAAATCTTGGATTATACTAAGAAACAGAAACTGTCCTTACAGCATGTATTTGGATTGAAGATCCCATTCTCCTTTTCCTGCCTCATTCTGTGCTGAGGCCATTAATTAGGTGGCTTGTCACTGGAAGTGCTGCTCCATCTGTTGCAAAGACTGGCAGACAGGTAGCAAACCAGGACAGCGGGGCACAAGTAAACACCACCATGAACTGCACCGAGGAGTGGGCTTTTGGCCACCTATTCCACAGAGAGCCTGCACAATGCAGGCAAATTACGTTAACAAACTCTTCCCAGGTACTTGTTTCAAACAGCCTTGGATACAGACATCCCCTGTGATCTGCTGTGTGGAGACGGTTCATGTGCAGCCACAGCtgagggcagcaggagcctgtTCTGAATACAAACATGAGCTGTGAAAAAAGACAGGCTTGAACGGGATGCTCCCCAACATGGACATTGCTTCACCCACCTTTATGCCTCAGTTCATGTCACAAATAGGggattatatttattttttaaaaatcttgttaGTTAACTGTTGTGAGGCTTCTAGAAGGTAATAAAGAGAaatgcaacaaaaccaaaaaacaaaggcTGACCCAAGTGCTTTCGTTTCTTTACAGCAGGCCTCAGTAACTTCCTGCTGCCTGGTAAAGCCCAATTCTGTTATTACTGAATTTTGGAGCGCTTGAGTGTATAAACGCTGCCCTCAGCCCCACCTAACCTTGGGGCATTCTTGGCATCCATAACCTTGGCATCCTGCAGACACAGCTTtgctgtccccatgtccccacagACCCCAGCTGCGAGAGCCCTCTCCATGCAGCAGCCCCTGGTACAGCCACCTGAGCCTTACAAGTAACGTCCTGCCCTGACGCATCCCACAGAAACAGGATGTGGTGCAGGAATGTTCCCTATGGATGAACAAGTCTCACTGCTGAGAACCCACCAGAAGCTTGGAAAAGGAGGAACGTCTTTACTCCCTGCCTGAGGTAGCCACAAGTGGCGTACAGTTCCCCACAGGTTCATCTGGATCTTAAGAGACCCAGTGGTTCCTGTAGCTGTTCTCTGCACTGGGCAGAGGCTGTTTGGAAACCTGCCTCTGCCTTGGATTCTTCTCACCATTTGCCCTGCCAGGGTCCTGCAGGCTTTGcatctgctttccctgctgccagcggTCTGTGCTCCTGGGCTCCAGGCCGGCTCTGATACAAGGATGCAGCTGTAACCTGCACTGGTCTGCTGGGAAAATGGCAAAGCTATGGAAAGGGGCCGTGAGAAACCTTACTTGGACCCCTGCCCTTTGCAGGCTCTCACCTGTGAGATCCCTTTGCAATGAGATGTCACTAATcctcttcagctggaaaaaaacccaagtcaGTTGGGTGTACGACCTGCTCAGCTCCAAACAATTTCAGGGCTGGGTAGGTCTTACCCTGCTCCTTGATTCATTCCTCACTCTCTATTGATTCTTCAGCAAATGATTAACATGTGATAACGTGGCTGGAACAGCCCTGAATGCACTGTGGAGCAAATA
The Falco biarmicus isolate bFalBia1 chromosome 15, bFalBia1.pri, whole genome shotgun sequence DNA segment above includes these coding regions:
- the LOC130159270 gene encoding C-factor-like is translated as MAAVRARTVLLTGANRGIGLELVKQLLRAPRPPAWIFATCRDPEGPRAQELRDLASKHPNLVLVKLDVANPSAVTAAAKVVEGKLNGAGLNLLINNAGIYTPTASLETVDAEDMIRTYKTNAVGPMIMAQVFLPLLKKAARDSTEKGLSCSKAAIINISTILGSIEKTPESFFHPVISYRCSKAALNMLTKCQALTYGEAGILCVALHPGWVKTDMGSQEADLTVDTSVRGLLSVLPILSEKHSGTLLNWEGKAIPW